GGAATCAGTCAAAATAAAAGAAAAAAAAGCATTCGATACACTCAAGGGGCAATTTGGGTATAAAAATCCGATGGCAGCACCGCGCCTCGTTAAGGTGATCGTGAGCAGTACCACAGGGTCTTCAAAGCAAAAAGGCAGGAATGAGCTTGTTGCGGACCGTCTTGCAAAAATCACGGGGCAGAAGCCAACATTGCGAGGAGCGAAAAAATCCATCGCATCGTTTAAGCTTCGTGAGGGTGAAAAGATTGGCGTTATCGCAACGCTCCGAAAAAACAGAATGTATGGATTTCTCGATAAATTCATTAATATTGCGGCACCAAGAACGCGTGACTTCCGGGGATATAATAGAAAAAGCATTGATGTTATGGGGAACCTCACTCTCGGACTCAAAGAACAGACGATTTTTCCAGAGACCGTCGACGAAGATCTCAAAGATGTCTTTGGTATGTCGGTTACTATCGTAACGAGCGCGAAAAACAAAGATGAAGCCACCGCATTCTTCGAGCTTCTTGGTGTTCCCTTCAAAAAACAAGGCGTGGAAGAAGAAAAGAAAAAAAGAGCGAAAAAGAAGAAATAGGCGTTGCGTTAAAATGTTGAATGTAGCCTACAAAGGTTTGACAATATCCGCTGATTTGTTAAGATACCCACACGCTCATTGAGCATTGTTTTTATTCAAATTCCGTCCAATCCACCTCTCTCCTTCTGAATTATTGTTTTAAAGCAGAGTTTAGAAGGAAAAAGGTGTGATATTGGACAGGAGAAAAAGCTTCAATAGCTTCCAAAGCTTCAAAATATTTAAAAGCTAAGCAGCTAACGAAGCTTAAGAAGCTAGAAGCTTCTTAATTATTATGGCAAAAACATCAGTTATTGCGCGAGCAAACAAGAAACCAAAATTTAGCAGTCGTATCGTGCGTCGCTGTTTTCGTTGTGGTCGTAAGCGCGGCTATATGCGAGATTTCAACCTTTGTCGTATTTGTTTTCGAGAATATGCAAACGAAGGTATGATTCCAGGAGTTAAGAAATCAAGCTGGTAGAAGAAGTAGAAAGTCATAAAGTCCATAAAGTGGACATAAGACTTTAAAGACTTTCGACTTTATAAACTTTATAGACTACATCAATGGATCCAATTGCAGACATGTTAGTGAATATCAAAAATACCGCGACGGCGGGCAAATCTTTTGCGCTTGTTCCTTATTCTAAACTCAAGTTTTCAATCGCTAGTATTTTGGTGGATGAAGGATATTTGAAATCTGTAGCAAAACGTGGTAAAAAAGCAAAAAAATTCATAGAGCTTGAAGTAACTTACGATATCGACAAAAAGCCAAAGATTAGTGGTGTATCGCGCATCTCAAGGCCATCTAAAAGAGTATACTATGGCACAGGAGATGTAAGACCGGTACGAAATGGACACGGGCTTCTCGTTCTCTCCACTCCTAAAGGAATACTTACTGGGAAAGATGCGCGGAAAGAACACGTTGGCGGGGAGGCGTTGTTTAAAATTTGGTAATAGCGACGCTATAAACGAATAACACACATATGTCACGAATCGGAAAACAAATTATTTCCATACCAGCAAAAACTGAAGTCATACAGCATGATGGTGTTATTACCGTTAAGGGACCGCTCGGGGAACTCTCACGTCCCTTCAATAACACAATCGATATAACAATCACCGAGAACGCGATCAATCTTATTCCAAAAGAAGTAACTGCTACAACGCAAGCTCTTTGGGGAACCTATGCTGCTCATATAAAAAATATGATTGCAGGAGTGAATAAGAAATTTGAAAAAAAACTTATCGTGGAGGGTATCGGATTTCGCGCAGAAGTTTCAGGTGAAAATATGATATTTAACCTTGGTTTCTCACATAAAATAACGGTTCCCATACCAAAAGGTATTTCAGTGGTAATCGAAAAAACAATCATAACAATTTCTGGGATTAATAAAGAACTTGTCGGTTATTTTGCGGCATCATTGAGAGATCTCAAGAAACCGGAACCATATAAGGGAAAAGGTATACGTTACGAGAAAGAAGTTATCAGAAGGAAGGAAGGAAAGAAATCGGTCTAACAAAGTTTTCAGTTAAATAGTTTGTAGTTTTTAGAAAAAAATGGGAGAATCTTTAAAACTAAAAACTAATAACTACCAACTAGAAACTAACTAAACATGAAATCATCAAACATAAAAACAGCAAAGCGTGATCGCAGACGCAAGCGCATCAGG
The sequence above is drawn from the bacterium genome and encodes:
- the rplE gene encoding 50S ribosomal protein L5 → MESVKIKEKKAFDTLKGQFGYKNPMAAPRLVKVIVSSTTGSSKQKGRNELVADRLAKITGQKPTLRGAKKSIASFKLREGEKIGVIATLRKNRMYGFLDKFINIAAPRTRDFRGYNRKSIDVMGNLTLGLKEQTIFPETVDEDLKDVFGMSVTIVTSAKNKDEATAFFELLGVPFKKQGVEEEKKKRAKKKK
- a CDS encoding type Z 30S ribosomal protein S14, translating into MAKTSVIARANKKPKFSSRIVRRCFRCGRKRGYMRDFNLCRICFREYANEGMIPGVKKSSW
- the rplF gene encoding 50S ribosomal protein L6, whose product is MSRIGKQIISIPAKTEVIQHDGVITVKGPLGELSRPFNNTIDITITENAINLIPKEVTATTQALWGTYAAHIKNMIAGVNKKFEKKLIVEGIGFRAEVSGENMIFNLGFSHKITVPIPKGISVVIEKTIITISGINKELVGYFAASLRDLKKPEPYKGKGIRYEKEVIRRKEGKKSV
- the rpsH gene encoding 30S ribosomal protein S8, producing MDPIADMLVNIKNTATAGKSFALVPYSKLKFSIASILVDEGYLKSVAKRGKKAKKFIELEVTYDIDKKPKISGVSRISRPSKRVYYGTGDVRPVRNGHGLLVLSTPKGILTGKDARKEHVGGEALFKIW